From Pseudoalteromonas viridis, the proteins below share one genomic window:
- a CDS encoding EAL domain-containing protein, with translation MRRFVRSGNESFSGWGIRAVGLIVWLLINGALWQFTQAQIVQQAGELQSHFTQLDASVSIARSSELTTLIHHYGFADQTQIASVWQWMTDSVPFQFSGSELLLSPAPIVQDCLPIVVFINLLMLVAGYLLFRWMRTQSRIGGAAVQPQAITSDLAPDTQTKALAAEASRKVSVFAMLKWRQALPDELDPQSHFSVTLARCFAKYERCSCKYLSSGALVMTLSPVDKVDVDALARRIHEVVYQALLSFRPDLSRSAVKCGVCFYAKGADQAMVYQVVRSALSIAQSNVWQHVHIMPLNHTLSTSLRRAESEIIDDIKAGRFMLFFQPLFGFAQQDVIQSEALLRVRHRSLGLMSAGQFIHKIHQTEHLMLLDKTMVRHALNALTKEPAGFSVSVNLHVLNWSNVEFIDWLREQVKASGRASDIAFELTLQDFYQHEEYARQVLTTLSELGCRFVLDHVNASVKLETLHGFGQVAALKLAFELIHEVHHSAKRRSVVRQVVAQAKELGVPVYAVGVETKEEFECITKLGVDGAQGYYFSAPLLQLEQSL, from the coding sequence ATGCGTCGATTTGTAAGGTCAGGTAATGAAAGTTTTTCCGGGTGGGGGATACGCGCGGTAGGCTTGATTGTCTGGCTATTAATCAACGGTGCATTGTGGCAATTTACCCAGGCGCAGATAGTGCAGCAAGCGGGTGAGTTGCAAAGTCATTTTACTCAGCTGGATGCGTCGGTCAGCATCGCGCGTTCAAGCGAGTTGACGACCCTGATACACCACTATGGTTTTGCTGACCAAACGCAGATAGCCAGTGTCTGGCAGTGGATGACAGACAGTGTCCCTTTTCAGTTTTCCGGCTCCGAGCTGTTGCTCTCACCCGCCCCCATTGTGCAAGACTGTTTACCGATAGTCGTGTTTATTAATCTGCTGATGCTGGTGGCTGGTTACCTGCTGTTCAGGTGGATGAGAACCCAATCTCGGATAGGTGGCGCAGCTGTCCAACCCCAGGCTATAACCTCTGATTTAGCACCTGATACACAAACCAAAGCGCTGGCCGCAGAAGCCAGCCGCAAAGTGTCCGTGTTTGCGATGTTAAAGTGGCGCCAGGCGCTACCCGATGAGTTGGATCCACAAAGCCATTTTAGCGTGACACTGGCACGATGCTTTGCAAAATATGAACGTTGTTCATGCAAGTATCTGTCGTCTGGCGCGCTGGTGATGACACTGTCACCGGTTGATAAAGTGGATGTTGATGCGCTGGCACGGCGGATCCATGAAGTGGTTTACCAGGCCTTGTTGTCTTTTCGCCCGGATCTGTCGCGCAGCGCGGTGAAGTGTGGTGTGTGCTTTTATGCCAAAGGGGCCGATCAGGCCATGGTATATCAGGTGGTGCGTTCAGCACTGAGCATAGCGCAGAGTAATGTCTGGCAGCATGTCCATATTATGCCGCTGAATCATACCTTGAGCACCAGCTTACGCCGGGCTGAGAGTGAGATCATTGATGACATTAAAGCCGGGCGGTTTATGTTGTTCTTTCAGCCGCTTTTTGGCTTTGCGCAACAGGATGTGATCCAAAGTGAGGCGCTGCTGCGGGTTCGTCACCGGTCTTTGGGGTTGATGTCTGCCGGGCAATTTATTCACAAAATTCATCAGACTGAACACTTGATGCTGTTGGATAAGACCATGGTGCGTCATGCGCTCAATGCCCTGACCAAAGAACCGGCTGGTTTTTCAGTGAGTGTTAACTTACATGTGCTCAACTGGAGTAATGTGGAATTCATCGACTGGTTACGTGAGCAGGTGAAAGCGTCGGGCCGGGCAAGCGATATTGCGTTTGAATTGACGTTGCAGGACTTTTATCAGCATGAAGAGTATGCAAGGCAGGTCCTCACGACTTTGTCTGAATTAGGCTGCCGGTTTGTATTGGATCATGTGAACGCGTCAGTCAAACTTGAAACCCTGCATGGGTTTGGTCAGGTCGCTGCACTTAAACTGGCGTTTGAGCTTATCCACGAAGTGCATCATTCTGCCAAGCGGCGCAGCGTTGTGCGCCAAGTTGTGGCACAGGCCAAAGAACTGGGTGTGCCGGTGTACGCTGTAGGTGTAGAAACCAAAGAAGAGTTTGAATGTATCACCAAGCTGGGCGTGGATGGTGCGCAGGGATACTATTTCAGCGCGCCTTTGCTGCAGCTGGAGCAGAGCCTGTAG
- a CDS encoding MFS transporter has protein sequence MSLSALYGATLLSGLGTGVLLVMANWLLLKLYESSTIIGILTAASYFACFLALPVLSGWLDRYHRRHLLQRVYVVTGGIQLVLAGFALAGGTELILLAVSVILSVLVRMLDQMARLAIAQQLVPKARYREVSRHLEILRQGITLVSGVIVAMLIDKIALHHLLILDAATYLCGGMLLCLVQCQHQGGAATKSQSKLTELREGLSFLKQNHYFFSLMVVTLVPYVLVLSQNAIHPAHVEEVLQLDGDAYALIGVVFGVGAVAAPVLLTWIHRLGLLREKVIFAGFAGYLSASCIILFWPGFYATCIAMLLFSASHSVVRIERLAFMMEYAPVSLVGRISGVFEFIGLISVVLVTSMIGVIADQFSVNSAWAAMLVIILVGAVLFSLSCYRAQRSLITSAAGEDTEC, from the coding sequence ATGAGTTTAAGCGCACTGTATGGCGCAACCTTGTTGTCGGGATTGGGCACCGGTGTTTTGTTAGTGATGGCAAATTGGTTGCTGCTCAAGCTGTATGAGAGTTCGACTATTATTGGTATTTTAACTGCTGCATCTTACTTTGCCTGTTTTCTGGCATTGCCTGTATTGTCCGGTTGGCTAGACAGGTATCACCGTCGGCACCTGTTGCAGCGGGTTTATGTGGTCACTGGGGGCATACAGCTGGTGTTAGCCGGATTTGCCCTGGCAGGTGGTACAGAGCTTATTTTACTGGCTGTTTCGGTCATCCTGTCTGTGCTGGTGCGAATGCTGGACCAAATGGCAAGACTGGCCATTGCTCAGCAGCTGGTGCCAAAGGCGCGTTATCGGGAAGTTAGCCGTCATCTTGAGATATTACGCCAGGGGATCACTTTAGTGTCTGGTGTGATTGTGGCGATGTTGATCGATAAAATAGCATTACATCACCTTTTGATCCTCGATGCGGCGACATACTTATGTGGCGGTATGCTGTTATGTTTGGTGCAATGTCAGCATCAGGGGGGGGCTGCCACCAAATCGCAAAGTAAGTTGACCGAATTGCGCGAGGGACTGAGTTTCCTGAAACAAAATCACTATTTTTTTAGTTTGATGGTGGTCACGCTGGTGCCCTATGTACTGGTCTTGTCGCAAAATGCCATTCATCCGGCCCACGTTGAAGAGGTATTGCAGCTAGACGGAGATGCTTACGCACTGATCGGCGTTGTATTTGGTGTTGGTGCCGTTGCTGCACCTGTGTTGCTGACCTGGATACACAGGTTGGGGTTGCTGCGGGAAAAGGTTATCTTTGCCGGGTTTGCAGGATATCTGAGCGCCAGTTGTATTATTCTGTTTTGGCCTGGGTTTTATGCCACTTGCATTGCGATGCTGCTTTTTTCAGCCAGTCATTCCGTGGTCCGAATCGAGCGGCTGGCCTTTATGATGGAATATGCGCCCGTGAGTCTGGTTGGGCGGATCAGTGGGGTGTTTGAATTTATCGGGCTGATCTCGGTTGTACTGGTGACATCTATGATAGGGGTGATTGCCGACCAGTTTTCTGTAAACAGCGCTTGGGCTGCTATGTTGGTGATCATCTTGGTTGGGGCGGTGCTCTTTAGCCTGAGCTGTTACCGTGCGCAACGCAGCTTGATTACATCGGCGGCAGGTGAAGATACTGAGTGTTAG